The following is a genomic window from Salinibacterium sp. UTAS2018.
CGAGCGAACCAATTTCGAGCTTCAAGTCGCGCACCGCTTCCGTCGACATGAGCGACACAATGCGATGCGGGCCGCACTGCAGCTCGACCTGAGACATCACGGTGTCGCTGAGGATGCCCGTGACGAGCCCGACCATCCGGTTGCGAGCGCTGCTCGTTGACTCGGATGCCGCTGCCGCCAGTTGGGCCTGCTGCGCACGCTCTTGAGCGCGGTGAGCAAGGTGCGCACCGTCGACCACTTGGCGACCGGCGTCGTCGAGCGCGACGGGTAGATCGTCGGTCGCGATCCAGCGCCGCACGGTGTCGTCGCTTACTCCGAGGAGCCCTGCAGCCTCACTAATCCGATATTGCGCCATAATTTACAGCGTAACACCGCAACTGCGGAGCTTTCAGGGCGTTTGCCCCGCATCTTCGATATGAGTGCTCGGCTATTCGACAGCTCACCCGCCGCTCGAC
Proteins encoded in this region:
- a CDS encoding molybdopterin-binding protein — translated: MAQYRISEAAGLLGVSDDTVRRWIATDDLPVALDDAGRQVVDGAHLAHRAQERAQQAQLAAAASESTSSARNRMVGLVTGILSDTVMSQVELQCGPHRIVSLMSTEAVRDLKLEIGSLAVAVVKATMVVVEAPKDGS